In the genome of Rhipicephalus microplus isolate Deutch F79 unplaced genomic scaffold, USDA_Rmic scaffold_21, whole genome shotgun sequence, one region contains:
- the LOC142785359 gene encoding uncharacterized protein LOC142785359, with translation MSGGAQRDAASVAAGVAAGGDAARSWRALHADLRPTGSSADTCAADLKKPSSWEPKPPPLPDADYKVILRIRGGLDCTKLHPCVLRQLVLKAVGLPISSPDQIRVNPTSHTVLVSTSSMDRADLYHNIRTLKFNGVPYEVVTHVADPVDSCRGRFHLPLDYADEEILPTLQRCNPAMTIGAARRLSTTETILVVFRGTHVPFYINYEGCTLRCRPFRLKVEACTRCRKIGHRQDVCPSTPDAICHKCGLKDSSMDHECEPVCVVCGGAHITGSPLCKQRYKTKTPKYQTPKPSEVPSSRTPSLNRSQERGPQRGRSKSKRRGPNSTPKELDFPTQSTNPHSTSHLPNPLKVSWAQAASSNCSLSQNISLEKVLAENASLKAEIQKLKLELQSRMPLSNLSQHSEPRSFIPAQSPPAVEPTIPLPPTDMDTTMPRDTSQLPPSNKRKTPATPREEESLSDTVLTLNDRINALENKTQKKFAVIESKISHIESRFTAQETGQAAINDKLDKFLDFVQTQMQQTTAWIVAVTANNPNIAVPAFSPTPPPDNGCKP, from the coding sequence ATGAGTGGAGGCGCCCAGCGCGACGCGGCCAGCGTCGCAGCGGGCGTCGCTGCTGGAGGCGACGCCgctcgctcatggcgtgctctacATGCTGACCTTCGTCCCACTGGTTCATCGGCTGACACCTGCGCAGCGGATCTGAAGAAACCATCTTCATGGGAGCCTAAACCTCCACCACTGCCCGATGCGGACTACAAGGTGATTCTTCGGATACGCGGGGGTCTCGACTGTACCAAGTTGCACCCCTGTGTCTTACGACAACTCGTTCTCAAAGCAGTTGGACTTCCCATCAGCAGCCCTGATCAAATCAGGGTCAATCCCACCAGTCACACAGTGCTCGTGAGTACGTCAAGCATGGACCGAGCAGATTTATACCACAACATCCGGACCTTAAAGTTCAACGGAGTCCCCTACGAAGTCGTCACCCACGTTGCCGACCCTGTAGATTCTTGTCGTGGAAGGTTTCATCTCCCTCTGGATTACGCTGACGAGGAAATCCTTCCAACCCTCCAAAGATGTAATCCAGCCATGACCATTGGGGCCGCTCGCCGACTGAGCACCACCGAAACCATCTTGGTTGTTTTCCGTGGCACGCACGTCCCTTTTTACATCAACTACGAAGGCTGCACGCTTCGCTGCCGCCCATTCCGACTGAAGGTGGAAGCCTGCACCCGTTGCCGAAAAATTGGACATCGCCAGGATGTCTGCCCCTCTACTCCCGATGCAATCTGTCACAAGTGCGGACTGAAGGATTCCTCAATGGACCATGAATGTGAACCCGTCTGTGTCGTGTGTGGTGGAGCTCACATCACCGGTTCCCCATTGTGCAAACAGCGTTACAAGACTAAGACACCTAAATACCAGACACCTAAGCCCTCAGAAGTTCCATCATCCCGGACACCGAGCCTTAATCGCTCGCAAGAGCGTGGCCCACAGCGGGGTCGCAGCAAGAGCAAGAGGCGGGGCCCAAACTCGACTCCCAAAGAACTTGACTTCCCGACCCAGTCAACGAACCCCCATTCCACCAGTCATCTGCCAAACCCATTAAAGGTAAGCTGGGCACAGGCAGCTTCCTCTAACTGCTCCTTATCTCAAAACATTAGCCTAGAAAAAGTTCTAGCTGAAAACGCTAGCCTCAAGGCAGAAATTCAAAAGTTAAAGCTCGAGCTACAATCCCGAATGCCCCTTAGCAATCTTTCGCAGCATTCCGAACCACGATCTTTCATTCCTGCTCAATCGCCCCCTGCTGTTGAACCCACGATACCTCTTCCTCCTACTGACATGGACACTACAATGCCTCGAGACACCTCCCAGCTGCCACCCTCAAATAAGCGCAAAACCCCTGCCACACCACGCGAAGAAGAATCTCTCAGCGACACAGTTCTAACTCTTAACGATAGGATAAACGCCCTCGAAAATAAAACACAGAAGAAATTCGCCGTCATTGAAAGTAAGATTTCTCACATAGAGAGCAGATTCACAGCTCAGGAGACGGGCCAAGCTGCCATAAATGACAAACTTGACAAGTTTCTAGATTTTGTACAAACTCAAATGCAGCAGACCACTGCATGGATTGTGGCCGTCACGGCCAATAATCCAAATATAGCCGTACCCGCCTTCTCTCCTACACCCCCTCCCGACAATGGCTGCAAACCCTAA